The Candidatus Rokuibacteriota bacterium genome segment CAAGGGGGCGGGCGAGCGCCCCGGCGTCAGGCCCGCGGCCACGTCAGCCGCGCAGGCGGTGGAGAGTGATGGCCGAGGCCACCGCCACGTTGAGCGAGTCGAGACCGGGGGCCATCGCGATGCGCACGCGGAGATCGGCCGCGGCGCGCACCCCGGGCGAGAGCCCGGGCCCCTCCGCGCCCAGCAGGAGGGCCATGCGGGACGGCATGGCTCCTGAACGCGCCACGTCCACGAGGTCCAGGGCGTCCTCGTCGGGCGTGAGCGCGACCAGGCTGTACCCGGCCGCGCGCAGACGCTCGAGCTCCGCCGGCCAGTCCGCGATCCTCGCCCACGGCAGGCAGAGGGCTGCCCCCGCCGAGACCCGGATGGCCTTGCGCGAGAGGGGATCGGCCGAGCCCGGGCTGAGGAGCACGGCCTGGACGCCGAGGCCCATGGCGTTGCGAAGGATCGCGCCCACGTTGTCGGGATCGGACACGCGCTCGAGGACGACCAGTCGCCGCGGACCCAGCGGCGCCACGAGCGGCTCGACGCGGGTAAGGACGCCCCGCTCGCCGAGGGCGATGCAGCCGCGGTGGAACTTGTACCCGACGATGGCGCGGAGCACGCCGGCGCCGGCCACGTAGACGAGCGGCGCCTCCGGGCCCCGGGCGAAGAGGTCTCGCAGC includes the following:
- a CDS encoding RNA methyltransferase translates to MAFPRIESIDDPEDPRVAPYRHLPRLDSRVPAGLFVAEGSLVVRRLLAGGRFRLRSILVTGATLPALRDLFARGPEAPLVYVAGAGVLRAIVGYKFHRGCIALGERGVLTRVEPLVAPLGPRRLVVLERVSDPDNVGAILRNAMGLGVQAVLLSPGSADPLSRKAIRVSAGAALCLPWARIADWPAELERLRAAGYSLVALTPDEDALDLVDVARSGAMPSRMALLLGAEGPGLSPGVRAAADLRVRIAMAPGLDSLNVAVASAITLHRLRG